The Bradyrhizobium sp. CCGB01 genome segment TCGACATGGCCGTGTTCTACACCTTCCGGGGCGGGCTGGTGGCGCAGATCCGCGAGATCATCGATTCCTACGATCTGGTGCAGCAGGTGCTGGAGCGGGAGATCGGGCCGCTGATCGCGGGGGCGCAGACGGACGGGGTGTAGCCTCGCTGTCGTCCCCGCCACAGCAGAGACCGGGAGATTACGGGGTTCTATTGCAAATCTCACAAAGCGCGCTCAATTGTGCATTGCAAAAACGTGATTTGAGTTTTGCCTGAAATCCCGTATTTGTTCGTACACAAATGAGTTGAGCAGCCCGCGGCACCGTTTTCGTGCACGGGGTTGTTTCCGTTTTTGCAAGCCAGTTTCAGGACGCCCCCAAAATGACAGAGCACAGCCTCTGGCGTTTCTCGCGCGCGTTGCACCGCGCGGTGAACGACCGGCATTTCGAGGATATCGAGGCCCTGATCGACGAGGACGTCGAATGGGCGATCTACGGCCCGATCGACATGTTTCCGTTCCTCGGCGCGCGCCAGGGCAAGGACGCCGTGCTCGACGTCATCCACCAGCTTGCTGACAATTTCCGTGTCCGCCGCTTCGACCGCGAGAGCATCATGCTCGGCGTCGATTCCGCCGCATCGATGCTGCGCTATTCGCTGACGGCGCTGGATTCCGACAAGCCGATCAGCTTGCGGGTCGCGCAGTTTGCCCAGTTCAAGGCGGGCAGGCTGATCAGCATGCGGGTGCTCGTCGACACTTTCGATCTGGTTGAACAGGCACTCGGCCGCGCCATTCATCTGCCGAAGATGACGAGCGCCGGCTGAGGGGGACGCCAACGGGCCCCGCTTTCGGGACCGATGACGATGCCTGGCGCGACGTCCTGGCCTCCAGCCCCGCCGGATGCCGTCGTGGAAAA includes the following:
- a CDS encoding nuclear transport factor 2 family protein — translated: MTEHSLWRFSRALHRAVNDRHFEDIEALIDEDVEWAIYGPIDMFPFLGARQGKDAVLDVIHQLADNFRVRRFDRESIMLGVDSAASMLRYSLTALDSDKPISLRVAQFAQFKAGRLISMRVLVDTFDLVEQALGRAIHLPKMTSAG